In the genome of Fulvivirga maritima, one region contains:
- a CDS encoding IS1380 family transposase yields MVTQNIGSLPIEYSSKPVTPFGGMSLMKRFIDQVGIREKLAEMALPSPGSNRGYDPKQIVESFWLSIWTGASRYIHCDWLRYDTVLQSIFGWDGMPSQSTYSRFFGKFSQSLNNEVFPELQQWFFDQLHLGALTIDFDSTVITRYGDQQGSSKGYNPNKRGRNSHHPLMAFVSQTRMVANAWLRPGNTAASSSCREFMEETFKHALAGQKVGLVRADSGFYNEEIMSYLDEELINYIMAVRMYPNVKSEVWGLKDWVRLAKGIELNEMVFSHKNGKPRRYIIVKKQVDIRPHAGGKELFEDEPGYRYSCYVTNMDLPLDQIWNMYNTRADCENRIKELKQDFGLENFCLQDFWATEASFRFIMVAYNLMSLFRHFALNHHRKATLSTLRSYCFALGAWTANHANKKVLKISLPSKRRPWMEGIFLNISSTSPPFDYSNE; encoded by the coding sequence ATGGTTACTCAAAATATAGGGTCTTTACCCATTGAATATTCCTCAAAGCCAGTGACACCCTTTGGAGGGATGAGTTTAATGAAACGATTTATCGATCAGGTAGGGATACGAGAAAAATTAGCCGAAATGGCACTTCCATCTCCTGGTTCTAACCGAGGATATGACCCCAAGCAAATCGTAGAGAGTTTTTGGCTGAGTATCTGGACAGGGGCTAGTAGATACATCCATTGTGACTGGTTGAGATATGATACTGTTTTACAGTCAATTTTTGGCTGGGATGGTATGCCTAGCCAAAGTACCTACAGTCGTTTTTTTGGAAAATTCTCTCAATCCCTAAACAACGAAGTATTTCCAGAGCTTCAACAATGGTTCTTTGACCAGCTCCATTTAGGAGCACTCACCATTGATTTTGATAGTACTGTGATCACTCGATATGGAGATCAACAAGGGAGTAGTAAAGGTTATAACCCCAACAAAAGAGGGAGAAATTCACATCATCCTTTGATGGCCTTTGTGAGTCAAACCAGAATGGTGGCCAATGCATGGCTCAGGCCAGGCAACACAGCGGCCAGTAGTAGTTGCAGGGAGTTCATGGAAGAAACCTTTAAGCACGCCTTGGCAGGACAAAAAGTAGGTCTGGTAAGGGCCGATAGTGGTTTTTACAACGAAGAAATCATGTCATATCTAGATGAAGAACTCATCAATTACATTATGGCTGTACGCATGTATCCCAATGTAAAAAGCGAAGTTTGGGGACTTAAAGATTGGGTCAGACTGGCAAAGGGAATAGAGCTGAACGAGATGGTTTTCAGTCATAAAAACGGTAAGCCAAGACGATATATTATTGTAAAAAAGCAAGTTGACATCAGGCCACATGCAGGAGGCAAGGAACTTTTTGAAGATGAGCCTGGCTATCGGTATAGTTGCTATGTGACCAATATGGATTTACCTCTGGATCAGATTTGGAACATGTACAACACCCGCGCTGATTGTGAGAACAGAATTAAGGAATTGAAACAAGATTTTGGGCTTGAAAATTTTTGTTTACAAGATTTTTGGGCAACAGAAGCCTCTTTCCGCTTTATCATGGTGGCTTACAATTTGATGAGTTTATTCAGGCATTTTGCGTTGAACCATCATCGAAAAGCAACCCTGTCAACCCTCAGATCCTATTGCTTTGCATTAGGAGCCTGGACAGCAAACCATGCTAATAAAAAGGTTTTAAAAATCTCATTACCCTCCAAAAGAAGACCCTGGATGGAGGGAATATTCTTGAACATATCGTCTACTAGTCCTCCTTTTGATTATTCTAATGAATAA
- a CDS encoding NAD-dependent succinate-semialdehyde dehydrogenase, whose translation MSMQVINPANGEKLKSYDEISPEKAENIIDDVHEAWLSWKETSFEHRAGLMKEAARILRDEKEQWGQLMTDEMGKLKKDGIAEAEKCAWVCEYYAENAEKFLQREPVSTDASNSFVSFQPIGIVLAVMPWNFPFWQVWRFAAPALMAGNAGVLKHASNVPGCAMAIEEILMRADFPENIFKTLLIGSSGVNKIIEHKKVKAVTLTGSTPAGKSVAVKAGEELKKTVLELGGSDPYVVLEDADVELAADTCVNSRLINAGQSCIAAKRFIVNTKIKSEFEALVVEKMEARVLGDPNEETTTLGPMAREDLRDELHDQVVRSVKAGAKCLTGGTVPSGEGAFYPATVLSDVKAGTPAYSEEMFGPVASIIEAKDDEDAIRIANDTVFGLGAAVFTKDEAKGQRIAEEELQAGACFVNSLVKSDPRLPFGGINESGYGRELGPFGIKEFVNIKAVYVK comes from the coding sequence ATGAGTATGCAAGTTATAAATCCGGCAAATGGAGAGAAATTAAAGTCTTATGATGAGATCTCTCCTGAAAAAGCGGAAAATATTATAGATGATGTTCATGAGGCTTGGCTGTCGTGGAAGGAGACCTCCTTTGAGCACAGAGCAGGCCTTATGAAAGAAGCTGCACGCATTTTAAGAGATGAGAAGGAGCAGTGGGGTCAGCTCATGACCGATGAGATGGGCAAGCTTAAAAAGGACGGAATAGCTGAAGCTGAAAAGTGTGCCTGGGTTTGTGAATATTATGCTGAAAATGCTGAAAAATTTCTACAACGGGAACCTGTCTCAACGGATGCGTCTAATAGTTTTGTTTCCTTTCAGCCGATAGGAATTGTATTGGCTGTGATGCCCTGGAATTTTCCTTTCTGGCAAGTTTGGAGGTTTGCCGCACCAGCTTTAATGGCTGGTAATGCAGGAGTGCTAAAGCACGCTTCTAATGTGCCTGGCTGTGCGATGGCCATAGAAGAGATATTGATGAGAGCGGACTTTCCAGAAAATATATTCAAAACATTGCTAATCGGTTCATCTGGCGTAAACAAGATCATTGAACATAAAAAGGTAAAAGCAGTAACCCTAACAGGAAGTACGCCTGCAGGTAAATCTGTAGCAGTTAAAGCAGGAGAGGAGCTTAAGAAAACAGTGCTGGAGCTGGGCGGTAGTGATCCTTATGTAGTGCTGGAAGATGCTGATGTAGAGCTAGCTGCTGATACTTGTGTAAATAGCCGCTTGATTAATGCAGGGCAAAGTTGTATTGCCGCCAAAAGGTTTATTGTTAACACTAAAATCAAATCTGAGTTTGAAGCTTTAGTGGTGGAGAAAATGGAAGCCCGTGTATTGGGTGATCCTAATGAAGAAACTACTACGCTAGGTCCTATGGCTAGAGAGGATCTTAGAGACGAGTTACATGACCAGGTGGTGAGAAGTGTAAAAGCAGGAGCCAAGTGCCTTACAGGAGGCACTGTACCTTCAGGAGAGGGAGCTTTCTATCCTGCTACAGTATTGAGTGATGTAAAGGCAGGTACGCCTGCTTATAGCGAAGAAATGTTTGGCCCTGTGGCATCTATTATAGAAGCCAAAGATGATGAAGATGCCATTCGTATAGCTAATGATACAGTGTTTGGATTGGGAGCAGCTGTATTCACCAAAGATGAGGCTAAAGGCCAACGCATAGCGGAAGAGGAGTTACAGGCAGGAGCTTGCTTTGTTAACTCACTGGTAAAGTCAGATCCTAGATTGCCCTTTGGAGGTATTAATGAAAGTGGTTATGGCAGAGAGTTAGGCCCTTTCGGAATAAAAGAATTTGTAAATATTAAGGCAGTGTATGTGAAATAG